The Actinomadura sp. WMMB 499 genome includes a window with the following:
- a CDS encoding AraC family transcriptional regulator has protein sequence MPTGARPLPAHTDLLGEALHLLRLTGTLYCRAELTAPWGVAVPALPGLMTLVVVTTGHCWLDVDGAEPRLLQAGGLTLLPHGVPHRFRSDPHAATEALFDIPVEQISERYEIMRHGGGGEATQVTYGAVRFDHAAGNRLVAQLPPVVHLDAWDDEWLHSALRLISREAQALRPGGETVLTRLADILVIQAIRSWLDTAPEARQGWLAALRDGQVGRALTAVHRAPGREWSLTSLAREAGMSRSAFAARFTDLIGEPPMRYLTHWRMQLARNHLQQTREPLSAVARRFGYHSEAAFCRAFKRTFDISPGSVRPAPPPSDSHAAAPRPQSRHRQGQPRDRVDHRVP, from the coding sequence ATGCCGACCGGTGCCCGACCGCTGCCCGCTCACACCGACCTTCTCGGGGAGGCCCTCCACCTCTTGCGGCTGACCGGCACGCTCTACTGCCGGGCCGAGCTGACCGCCCCCTGGGGAGTCGCCGTCCCGGCGCTACCGGGACTGATGACGCTCGTGGTCGTCACCACCGGACACTGCTGGCTCGACGTCGACGGCGCCGAACCCCGGCTCCTCCAGGCGGGCGGCCTGACACTCCTCCCGCACGGCGTGCCGCACCGTTTCCGGAGCGATCCGCACGCCGCCACCGAGGCGCTCTTCGACATCCCGGTCGAGCAGATCAGCGAACGGTACGAGATCATGCGGCACGGCGGAGGCGGCGAGGCCACGCAGGTCACCTACGGGGCGGTGCGCTTCGACCACGCCGCCGGAAACCGGCTCGTCGCCCAACTCCCCCCGGTCGTCCATCTCGACGCCTGGGACGACGAATGGCTGCACAGCGCACTGCGACTCATCTCCCGGGAGGCGCAGGCTCTGCGGCCGGGCGGGGAGACCGTCCTGACCCGGCTCGCCGACATCCTGGTCATCCAAGCGATCCGTTCCTGGCTGGACACGGCCCCGGAAGCACGCCAGGGCTGGCTGGCCGCCCTTCGCGACGGGCAGGTCGGCCGGGCGCTCACCGCCGTCCACCGGGCGCCCGGACGGGAGTGGAGCCTCACCTCGCTCGCACGCGAGGCCGGCATGTCCCGGTCGGCGTTCGCGGCACGCTTCACCGATCTCATCGGCGAACCCCCCATGCGTTACCTGACCCACTGGCGGATGCAGCTCGCCCGCAACCACTTGCAGCAGACGCGAGAGCCGCTCTCCGCAGTCGCCCGCCGCTTCGGCTACCACTCCGAAGCGGCGTTCTGCCGGGCGTTCAAACGCACCTTCGACATCTCCCCGGGGAGCGTCCGGCCCGCACCCCCACCGTCCGACAGCCACGCCGCCGCACCGCGCCCGCAGAGCCGTCATAGACAGGGGCAGCCGCGCGACCGAGTGGACCACCGCGTGCCCTGA